ACGGAAAACGATCCCCCCCGCGCGCTCACCCTGCTTCGCGAAGACCCCGGTTGCGTGGACGCCCGAACACGCAATGAGCGCTGGACACCCCTCATGCAGGCCGTGCGCGATGACAACGTGCCCATGGTGCGGCTCCTCATGGAATACAAGGCCCAGGTAAACCTCGCCAACAGCCGTGGCATGACCGCCCTCATGTACGCTTCCCGCAATGGCAATCTGGAACTGGTTCGCATGCTCGTGAACGCCGGTGCCGATGTCCGGATTCGCTCCCGTGAAGGAAACACGGCCTGCGAGTTCGCCCTGGACAAGGGCCATGCCCGCGTCGTCATGCTGCTGCAGGAAGTCGAAGCCCAGCTTTCGGACTGGTCGAAGATGGGGCTGGTGGACGAGGCCGAAACCCGCTTCGATGGTCCGCCGCCCGCGACCGACAGCGACCATGGCCGTAGCGACGATATTTTCAAGGCGATTCAGGAAAACGATATCCTCCTGGCCAAGCAGGTGCTCCACTACTGGCCCGAGTGCGTCCGGTTGCGGCGGGGTCCGTCCGAGTTGACGCCCCTCCATATGGCCATCAACGGCGGTAACCAGGATATGGCCCAGTTGATCGTGGCCGCCGGAGCCGATGTGAACGCCAAGTCCCGGGAAGGCAAGACGCCCCTCTACCAGGCCGTGGCCCGGGCCGATGCCGAATTGACCACCATGCTCCTGCGCAGCGGCGCCCAGGTCTGGCAACTCGTCCAGGGCCAGACCGCCCTCCAGGTTGCCCAGGCCGCCGGCTACACCGATATCGTGGCGGAGCTCAACCGCTCCACCTCCACCGATAGCTGAGCGTGGCGGACATGGAGCGGGGGCATTTCAACCCCCGACCCGTGCAATGCAATTGCACGGGGTCAAAGAAAATGGGGGCAGGAATGCCCCCTCTCTGTACCTTCGCTGGCGTATCGGGTCATTGTAACCCCCTTCCCCGTCTCCCCGTTGATCCACGCCCGGAATTGTGTACAATAAGCCCTTACTCAGCGAGGCCTTTCGGGTATTCCCGTGCCCTCGCAGATTCTGTGAGAGAGACACCCGTAAACACCACCATGCGTGGTGCCCTGTTACCCATCGGAGGAGTACCATGAGCCAGCAAATCGAGCACGTATTGGAAGAAACCCGGCTGTTCGAGCCGTCGCCGGAGTTTTCCGCCGCCGCGACGGTGAAGACCCGCGCGGAATACGATGCCCTGTACAAGAAATCCATCGAAGACCCCGAGGCCTTCTGGGCGGGCGTCGCCGAGGAACTCCACTGGTTCAAGAAGTGGGATCGTGTCTGCAACAAGGACAACATGCCCTTCGTAAAGTGGTTTGAAGGCGCGAAGACCAACATCACCTATAACTGCCTGGATCGCCACGCCCTGGGCGCGCGCGCGAACCAGCCCGCCATCATCTGGGAGGGCGAACCCGGCGACGAAGTCACCCTGACCTACAGCGAGCTCCACACGCAGGTCTGCAAGGCCGCCAACGCGCTCAAAGGCCTCGGCGTGCAAAAGGGCGACCGCGTGGCCATCTACATGCCCATGGTTCCCGAACTCGCCATTGCCATGCTCGCCTGCGCACGCATTGGCGCCCTCCACTCCATCATTTTCGGCGGTTTCTCCGCCACCGCCATCAGCGACCGCGTTCATGACTCGGACTGCTGCTGCGTCATCACCGCCGACGGCGGCTGGCGACGCGGCGCCATCGTCCCCCTCAAAGACACGGTGGACGAGGCCCTCGCGACCTGCCCGATGGTCAAGAACGTGCTCGTGGTAAAGCGCACCGCCAACGACATCAAGATGATCGACGGCCGCGACCACTGGTGGCACGATATCGTGGGCGGGGCATCGGACGATTGCCCGGCGGCGGAGCTGGACGCGGAAGATCCCCTCTACATCCTCTACACCTCCGGGTCCACCGGCAAGCCCAAGGGCATCCTCCACACCATCGGCGGTTACATGGTGAATACCTACCTGACGTCGAAGTATGTGTTCGACCTGCAGGAAGGCGATATCTACTGGTGCACCGCCGATATCGGCTGGGTCACCGGACACAGCTACGTGATCTACGGCATTCTGGCCAACGGCGCCACCTCCCTCATGTACGAGGGCGCGCCCAACCAGCCCGGCCCGGATCGCTTCTGGCAAATCGTGGACAAATACAAGGTCACCATCTTCTACACCGCGCCGACGGCCATCCGCGCCTTCGCCAAGTGGGGCGACGAGCACCCCGCGAAGTACGACCTCAGCAGCCTTCGCCTCCTGGGCACCGTGGGCGAGCCGATCAACCCCGAAGCCTGGATCTGGTACCACAAGCACATCGGCCGGGAGCGTTGTCCCATCGTCGACACCTGGTGGCAGACCGAGACCGGCGCCATCATGATCACCACCCTGCCCGGCGCCATGCCCACCAAGCCCGGCTCCGCCGGCGTGCCCATGCTCGGTATCAAAGCCGCCATTGTCACCGAAGAGGGCGAGGAAGTGCCCGCGGGTCACAGCGGCCTCCTCGTCATCAAAGAGCCCTGGCCCTCCATGCTCCGCGGCCTTTATGGCGACAACGAGCGCTTCAAGGAAGTGTACTTCAGCAAGTTCGCCAAGCAGGGCTGGTACCTCACGGGTGACGGCGCCTTCTGCGCCAAGGACGGCTACTACATGATCATCGGACGTCTCGACGACGTGATCAACGTCTCCGGACACCGCCTGGGCACGATGGAGATCGAGTCCGCGCTGGTTTCGAGCGATCTCGTCGCCGAGGCCGCCGTCGTGGGCTTCCCACACGACATCAAGGGCCAGGGTATCTGCGCCTTCGTCTCGCTCCGTCCCGGCGCGGACGTGTCCGACGAGGCCAAGGACCAGCTACGCAATCACGTGGCCCACGAGATCGGCGCTATTGCCAAGCCCGACCAGATCCGTTTCACCGACGCCCTGCCCAAGACCCGCTCCGGCAAGATCATGCGACGCCTGCTCCGCGATATCGCCGCGGGCAACGAGACCACGCAGGACACCACCACCCTCGAAGACTTCAACGTCCTCGCGAAACTCCGCGAGACCGACGACTGACCCTCAAGGGACAGACCCAAATGCCCGACGGCGGGAAGCGAGCGCTTCCCGCCGTTTTTTCGATGGAGAATGCCCAGGAGGGGCCCGCCAGGGAACGTGGCACGGCCGTCCCGGCTGTGCACTTGTTGCGCAGCGACCATGCATCGTGCTTGCCAGCCAGCGGCGTGCGACATTGATGCGGCGCACTATCGCGACGCATCGCACCGATCCTTATTTCCAGTATACTGTGCGAGCCCATTCCATGAAGGAGCCCAGAATGAATCCCGAGCGAAATCCCTGGAAGACCCTTTCCAGCGAAGTGAAATACACGAACCCCTGGATCACCGTTCGCGAAGATCAGGTCATTCGACCCGACGGCAAGCCCGGCATTTACGGTGTAGTCGAGACCCGCGTCGCCACGGGTGTACTCGCGCTGGAAGACGATGACTCCCTCTACCTCGTGGGCCAATACCGCTATCCCCTCGACTGCTACTCCTGGGAAATCATCGAAGGCGGCGCGGAGCTCGACGAAGATCCCCTCGAAGCCTGCAAGCGCGAGCTGCAAGAGGAGGCCGGACTCGTTGCCAGCCACTGGGAGCCTCTGGGTCACGAAATCCACCTGAGCAATTGCCACTCGTCGGAGCGCGGCTTCCTCTACGTCGCACGAGGCCTGGATCACGTTGGCGCCGCTCCCGAAGGTACCGAAGAACTTCAGATCAAGAAGGTCCCCTGGAATCAAGCGCTCGCCATGGTCACAAGCGGCGAAATTACCGACGCCATCAGCATCATGGGTATTTTACTCTACGAGCGGCAAAGGACGCGCAAGGCCGAGGGCTGAAACGGCTCCAATGTGCTCCCGTGAAACGGCGCCCCATGCTTCAGCGAGCCGCCATCCGATCATAGATGGTCCAGTGCGCCCCCGCAGCGGCCTCATGCGACATGCCCTCGCCGACCCGCCGCGCGATTGCGGCGAAATCCGCCTCGGCCCCTTCCCGATCTTCCAGAAAGTCGCCGAGCTTCACTGCAAGCGACACGGGATCATCGGGCTGTGCGATCCAGCGCTTTTCCCCATGGACCAGCGCGGGCAGCCCGCCGCAGGCCGTCACCATGAGGGGCCGGCCGTGTCCGAGCACCTGCGCGCCCACGGCGCTCTGAGCGTCGAAAT
This DNA window, taken from Candidatus Hydrogenedentota bacterium, encodes the following:
- the acs gene encoding acetate--CoA ligase, translated to MSQQIEHVLEETRLFEPSPEFSAAATVKTRAEYDALYKKSIEDPEAFWAGVAEELHWFKKWDRVCNKDNMPFVKWFEGAKTNITYNCLDRHALGARANQPAIIWEGEPGDEVTLTYSELHTQVCKAANALKGLGVQKGDRVAIYMPMVPELAIAMLACARIGALHSIIFGGFSATAISDRVHDSDCCCVITADGGWRRGAIVPLKDTVDEALATCPMVKNVLVVKRTANDIKMIDGRDHWWHDIVGGASDDCPAAELDAEDPLYILYTSGSTGKPKGILHTIGGYMVNTYLTSKYVFDLQEGDIYWCTADIGWVTGHSYVIYGILANGATSLMYEGAPNQPGPDRFWQIVDKYKVTIFYTAPTAIRAFAKWGDEHPAKYDLSSLRLLGTVGEPINPEAWIWYHKHIGRERCPIVDTWWQTETGAIMITTLPGAMPTKPGSAGVPMLGIKAAIVTEEGEEVPAGHSGLLVIKEPWPSMLRGLYGDNERFKEVYFSKFAKQGWYLTGDGAFCAKDGYYMIIGRLDDVINVSGHRLGTMEIESALVSSDLVAEAAVVGFPHDIKGQGICAFVSLRPGADVSDEAKDQLRNHVAHEIGAIAKPDQIRFTDALPKTRSGKIMRRLLRDIAAGNETTQDTTTLEDFNVLAKLRETDD
- a CDS encoding NUDIX hydrolase, producing MNPERNPWKTLSSEVKYTNPWITVREDQVIRPDGKPGIYGVVETRVATGVLALEDDDSLYLVGQYRYPLDCYSWEIIEGGAELDEDPLEACKRELQEEAGLVASHWEPLGHEIHLSNCHSSERGFLYVARGLDHVGAAPEGTEELQIKKVPWNQALAMVTSGEITDAISIMGILLYERQRTRKAEG